A genome region from Leguminivora glycinivorella isolate SPB_JAAS2020 chromosome 13, LegGlyc_1.1, whole genome shotgun sequence includes the following:
- the LOC125232532 gene encoding b(0,+)-type amino acid transporter 1-like — protein MAEKGSLKLENGNGIASVAGSTVKLKRELGLFSAVNLILGVMIGSGIFVSPASALKESGSVALCLIIWTVSGIISLLGALSFAELGTVVNKSGAEYAYFQEAFSKCHKFWGPLPAFTCAWIYVMILRPAEVAIIVMTFAAYAIQPFSIDIPAESRAQAIKLASLSALFVMTYINITSVKLFVKVQNVFGVCKVFACLVVIGGGIYEIARGNTANLNKGFEGSTTNPGGIALALYSGLWAYDGWNSVTVVTEEIINPAVNVPLSISIAVPLITGLYVFMNVAYMTVLNFEDMTSVPAVAVEFGNRVLGPASFLIPLGVAIATFGCAMSVQFGVTRVCYTAAKGGHMLEVFSYVNMKRLTPAPAVAFQALLTAIFISIGNIQTLIEFASWFLWFFYGLGMVALLVLRKTQPDKERPYKVPTVVPCFVLLVAIFLSVLPIVHDPSVKYLMAIGFIVIGFIVYTLFVYYKKTPKTILDKLTFLTQVMFESVPPNSRQD, from the exons ATGGCAGAAAAAGGATCCTTAAAACTTGAGAATGGAAATGGAATTGCCAGTGTTGCAGGCAGCACTGTGAAGTTAAAACGGGAACTAGGACTATTTTCAGcagttaatttaatattagggGTCATGATCGGTTCAGGAATATTTGTATCTCCAGCGTCAGCATTGAAAGAGTCAGGCTCAGTTGCATTGTGCCTAATTATCTGGACGGTGTCCGGAATTATATCTTTATTAG GAGCATTATCATTCGCAGAATTAGGAACGGTAGTTAACAAATCCGGTGCAGAGTATGCATACTTCCAAGAAGCATTTAGCAAATGTCATAAATTTTGGGGGCCTCTCCCAGCATTTACTTGCGCATGGATATATGTCATGATTTTAAGACCAGCAGAAGTTGCAATTATTGTTATGACATTTGCTGCGTACGCCATTCAACCATTTTCAATTGATATACCGGCTGAAAGTCGAGCTCAAGCCATTAAGCTGGCATCCCTGTCAGCTTTAT TTGTGATGACGTACATCAACATAACGAGTGTGAAGCTGTTCGTGAAGGTGCAGAATGTGTTCGGAGTGTGTAAGGTGTTCGCATGCCTCGTCGTCATAGGAGGCGGGATATATGAGATAGCTAGAG GCAACACCGCGAACCTCAACAAAGGTTTCGAAGGCAGCACGACCAACCCGGGCGGGATAGCGCTCGCTCTGTATTCGGGTTTGTGGGCCTATGACGGTTGGAACAGCGTCACCGTCGTTACGGAGGAGATCATCAACCCTGCTGT AAACGTCCCCCTCAGTATATCCATAGCGGTTCCCCTGATCACAGGCCTCTACGTGTTCATGAACGTAGCCTACATGACGGTTCTAAACTTCGAGGACATGACTAGTGTGCCCGCCGTGGCCGTCGAGTTTGGCAATCGCGTGCTGGGCCCTGCCAGCTTTTTGATACCGCTTGGTGTGGCTATTGCTACGTTCGGATGTGCTATGAGTGTTCAATTCGGTGTGACCAG GGTATGTTATACAGCAGCTAAAGGTGGACATATGTTAGAAGTATTTTCGTATGTAAATATGAAAAGACTGACACCAGCTCCAGCGGTAGCTTTTCAG GCACTGCTGACAGCAATATTTATCAGCATTGGCAACATCCAAACTCTCATAGAGTTTGCCAGTTGGTTCCTCTGGTTTTTCTACGGACTCGGAATGGTAGCACTGCTAGTTCTAAGAAAAACGCAGCCGGATAAGGAAAGGCCATACAAAGTACCCACCGTGGTGCCTTGCTTCGTGTTGCTAGTGGCGATATTCTTGTCAGTGTTGCCAATCGTACACGACCCGTCGGTTAAATATTTGATGGCCATAGGCTTTATAGTCATTGGATTTATTGTTTACACGCTTTTTGTGTATTATAAGAAAACGCCGAAAACTATTTTAG ATAAATTGACATTCCTGACTCAAGTGATGTTTGAGAGCGTTCCTCCGAACAGCCGCCAAGACTGA
- the LOC125232533 gene encoding uncharacterized protein LOC125232533 — MSNETNEQTCQLLSNEIKALQSQCKELCYIIDNNEPLDIRTINSHNVNEKMLCSIESLAKHIQNEETPIITDSNVNTSTFLTELKDKIIQVEELTAFTAGAVQDVYNENNRLKASIKIVQEAKSRPWAGRRAVQPDHLQHAKQRFRTMKTELHGLIHSLFPGASDAIMGVLAELMKEKMDQTSSGYIQVTPENYNLMELLKDKNITSANPYNKMEVKLAF; from the exons ATGTCTAACGAGACCAACGAACAGACGTGTCAACTATTGAGCAATGAAATAAAAGCGTTACAATCACAATGCAAAGAGTTATGTTACATTATAGACAACAACGAACCTCTGGACATAAGGACAATCAATTCCCACAATGTTAACGAAAAGATGTTGTGTAGCATTGAAAGTCTGGCTAAGCACATCCAGAACGAAGAAACGCCAATTATTACTGATAGTAATGTGAACACTAGCACATTTTTGACTGAACTTAAAGACAAAATAATACAAGTGGAAGAGCTTACAGCATTTACTGCTGGCGCAGTCCAAGACGTTTACAATGAAAATAACAG attGAAAGCAAGTATCAAGATAGTCCAAGAAGCCAAGTCGCGGCCATGGGCAGGAAGGCGCGCTGTGCAGCCCGACCATCTGCAGCACGCCAAGCAACGCTTCCGCACCATGAAGACAGAGCTGCATGGTCTCATACATTCACTCTTCCCTGGGGCTTCTGATGCCATTATGGGAGTTTTAGCA gAACTGATgaaagaaaaaatggatcagaCTTCCAGTGGCTACATCCAGGTGACTCCAGAGAACTATAATCTGATGGAATTGCTTAAAGACAAGAACATTACATCTGCCAACCCATACAACAAAATGGAGGTCAAATTAGCTTTTTAG
- the LOC125232711 gene encoding putative nuclease HARBI1, which yields MNKPMALYLCRELEGALAPRQSHGLPVHIKVLVAVKFMAGGSYQREVGQDHTLCVAQRTASKYLTQVIAAINRSLKPKWITFPGNERERRDVAAAFEAKYGLPDLLGTLDCTHVSIFPPPRPHGLQYINRKGKHTINVQLIADVNCRLLHVNAQYPGRRFRLWIGAMAYDSNTPRCAGVCGGALHDMALQCPQHHRADQRLFKRDTAMPWVEMGEVDAELPVDHHRPEPIPQAALYQAAVLKRGQIINTYFN from the exons ATGAACAAGCCCATGGCTTTGTACTTGTGCCGGGAGTTGGAAGGTGCGTTGGCTCCCCGACAGTCGCATGGACTCCCTGTCCACATAAAG GTGCTGGTAGCGGTCAAATTTATGGCCGGTGGGAGCTATCAGCGAGAGGTTGGACAAGACCATACGCTGTGCGTTGCACAGAGAACGGCCTCTAAATACCTGACCCAGGTGATAGCCGCTATAAATAGAAG CCTCAAACCCAAATGGATTACGTTCCCGGGTAACGAGAGGGAAAGAAGAGACGTCGCGGCAGCATTTGAAGCGAAATATGGCTTACCAGATCTTCTGGGAACGCTGGACTGCACGCACGTCTCCATCTTTCCCCCTCCGCGTCCGCACGGCCTGCAGTACATCAACCGCAAAGGAAAGCATACAATCAACGTGCAGTTG ATTGCTGATGTAAACTGCAGGCTGCTGCACGTAAATGCGCAGTACCCGGGAAG GAGATTCAGGTTATGGATTGGAGCCATGGCTTATGACTCCAATACTCCACGCTGCGCCGGGGTCTGCGGAGGAGCGCTACACGACATGGCACTGCAGTGTCCGCAACACCATCGAGCGGACCAACGGCTATTTAAAAGGGACACTGCGATGCCTTG GGTGGAAATGGGCGAAGTCGATGCAGAGTTACCCGTCGACCACCACAGGCCGGAGCCTATACCTCAGGCGGCCTTATATCAGGCTGCCGTGCTAAAACGGGGACAAATCATTAATACTTACTTTAATTGA
- the LOC125232534 gene encoding uncharacterized protein LOC125232534: MAANPLFAAGEFRGPLGPQHNANEWAQLKTMLADFGPDKSVDQWKHTWRDLKKKARADGGRLRLSFQRTGNAEVVPKLSTTTEKILGAMGSECATGIGVEHETGIGTAGIHTGELEVGGSQEQADAEAVVVAPLLPARLPVRASRPKCPNPAPIPTAQRRTKRPEQQQHSAAFVAAQRATNAQLMEIASELRSASRRQRRRTMGPLHHLKF, from the exons ATGGCCGCCAACCCTCTATTTGCAGCGGGGGAGTTTCGGGGCCCACTCGGACCACAACATAATGCGAACGAGTGGGCTCAATTAAAAACAATGCTTGCGGATTTTGGCCCAGACAAGTCTGTGGACCAATGGAAGCAC aCGTGGCGTGATTTAAAGAAAAAGGCTCGTGCTGATGGGGGGCGCCTCCGCCTCTCGTTTCAAAGAACGGGGAACGCGGAGGTCGTCCCCAAACTCAGCACCACGACCGAAAAAATACTCGGCGCAATGGGGTCGGAGTGCGCCACGGGCATTGGCGTGGAGCACGAGACGGGGATTGGTACGGCAGGG ATTCATACTGGAGAACTGGAGGTAGGAGGTTCGCAAGAACAAGCTGACGCTGAAGCTGTTGTTGTGGCCCCCCTGCTTCCAGCGAGGCTTCCGGTCCGCGCTTCACGTCCAAAGTGTCCAAACCCCGCGCCCATACCGACTGCCCAGCGGCGCACTAAACGCCCTGAACAGCAGCAGCATTCTGCGGCATTTGTGGCTGCCCAAAGGGCCACTAATGCACAACTAATG GAGATAGCGAGTGAATTACGCTCCGCCTCTAGGCGACAGAGACGTCGCACTATGGGCCCTTTACACCACCTTAAATTTtga